In Gemmatimonas sp., one genomic interval encodes:
- a CDS encoding heavy metal translocating P-type ATPase — protein MSAPSVDHPLATLRIPVTGMTCAACSSRVQRMLQRAPGVSEAAVNLMMKSATVTFDPQATSPQALLTVIHETGYGATLADTGETAFQEQEARDRAQVAEYHDLRTKAWVSGIVGVVAMVVSMPLMSMLPVGADGAHAHGVVADPFMRWSMTALDPLLRGALPLLYELPPRLLTSGLLAATLLVMVWAGRHFYTRAWAALRHGTADMNTLVSAGTLAAFGYSLLATLVPAFFTARGVMPDVYYEAVIIIIALILTGNAFEARAKMRTSVALRALVALQPTTARVVRFGEEVDAPVDTVEPDEIIVVRPGERVPTDGELVEGASAVDESMLTGESLPVEKQAGDRVIGGTINRTGAFRYRATSLGAASVLAQIVRLMRDAQGSRAPIQHLADRISAVFVPVVMALAVLTFAVWYVAANEAPLVRAFAAAVAVLIIACPCAMGLAVPTAVMVASGKGAEMGILIKGGDILQRAGDIGTVVLDKTGTITEGRPAVTDVRLPAAVVLDEATLLQRVASLERLSEHPLAEAIVREAAARGLVLVTPDAFQSVTGRGAHGVVQDTALVVGNAALLADWGVSTHPLDEAAAELAAAGKTPMFVAANGTLAGIIAVADPIRDSSRDAIAQLHAMGLRVVMLTGDNERTAQAIARAAGVDAVVAGVLPEGKVAEVQRLQQTGQVVAMVGDGINDAPALAQADVGMAIGSGTDVAVDAGDIVLMRGDLHGVVRAIALSRRTMRTMKQNLFWAFIYNVIGIPVAAGALYPAFGLQLSPILASAAMAFSSVSVVANSLRLRRARFD, from the coding sequence ATGAGTGCGCCGTCAGTCGACCACCCGCTCGCCACGCTGCGCATCCCAGTCACGGGGATGACCTGCGCCGCCTGTTCCTCCCGCGTGCAGCGCATGCTGCAGCGCGCACCGGGGGTGAGTGAGGCCGCGGTGAATCTCATGATGAAAAGCGCGACCGTCACCTTCGATCCGCAGGCCACGTCGCCACAGGCGCTGCTCACGGTCATCCACGAGACGGGCTACGGCGCGACGCTGGCGGACACCGGGGAGACGGCATTTCAGGAGCAGGAGGCGCGCGATCGCGCGCAAGTGGCCGAGTACCACGACCTACGCACGAAAGCCTGGGTAAGCGGCATCGTTGGCGTGGTGGCCATGGTCGTGAGCATGCCGCTCATGAGCATGCTCCCCGTGGGCGCGGATGGTGCGCATGCGCATGGCGTGGTCGCTGACCCGTTCATGCGCTGGAGCATGACGGCGCTCGACCCGCTGCTGCGCGGCGCACTGCCGCTGCTGTACGAGCTGCCGCCGCGCTTGCTCACCAGTGGCCTGCTGGCGGCGACGCTGCTGGTCATGGTGTGGGCCGGTCGGCACTTCTACACGCGCGCCTGGGCGGCGCTGCGTCACGGCACTGCCGACATGAACACGCTGGTGAGTGCTGGCACCCTCGCGGCCTTCGGCTACTCGCTGCTGGCCACGCTCGTGCCGGCGTTCTTCACCGCCCGCGGGGTGATGCCCGACGTGTACTACGAGGCGGTCATCATCATCATCGCCCTCATTCTCACCGGCAACGCCTTCGAGGCGCGTGCCAAGATGCGCACGTCGGTGGCGCTGCGCGCACTGGTGGCGCTGCAGCCCACCACAGCGCGCGTCGTGCGTTTCGGCGAGGAGGTGGACGCGCCCGTCGATACGGTGGAGCCCGATGAGATCATCGTCGTGCGTCCGGGCGAGCGCGTGCCGACCGATGGGGAGCTCGTCGAGGGCGCGAGTGCCGTGGACGAGAGCATGCTCACCGGCGAATCGCTGCCGGTGGAGAAGCAGGCGGGCGATCGCGTCATTGGTGGCACCATCAATCGCACGGGCGCCTTCCGCTATCGTGCCACGTCTCTGGGTGCCGCCAGCGTGCTCGCGCAGATCGTGCGGCTCATGCGCGATGCCCAGGGAAGTCGCGCGCCCATCCAGCACCTGGCCGACCGCATCAGCGCCGTGTTCGTGCCGGTGGTCATGGCGCTGGCCGTGCTCACCTTTGCGGTCTGGTATGTCGCCGCGAACGAGGCACCGCTGGTGCGCGCCTTTGCCGCCGCCGTGGCCGTGCTCATCATTGCCTGTCCGTGTGCCATGGGGCTGGCGGTACCCACCGCGGTCATGGTGGCCAGTGGCAAGGGCGCCGAGATGGGGATCCTCATCAAGGGCGGCGACATCCTGCAGCGGGCGGGTGACATTGGTACGGTGGTGCTGGACAAGACCGGTACCATCACCGAGGGGCGCCCGGCGGTGACCGATGTGCGGCTCCCCGCCGCGGTCGTGCTCGACGAGGCCACACTGCTGCAACGCGTCGCCAGCCTCGAGCGGCTCAGCGAGCATCCGCTGGCTGAGGCCATCGTACGGGAGGCGGCGGCGCGCGGTCTGGTACTCGTGACGCCCGATGCCTTTCAGTCCGTCACCGGGCGCGGCGCCCACGGCGTGGTGCAGGACACGGCGCTGGTGGTGGGGAATGCGGCGCTCCTCGCCGACTGGGGGGTCAGCACACACCCACTCGACGAGGCGGCTGCCGAGTTGGCGGCGGCCGGCAAGACGCCCATGTTCGTGGCCGCCAACGGTACGCTGGCCGGCATCATCGCCGTGGCCGATCCCATTCGTGACTCCTCGCGCGACGCCATCGCACAACTTCATGCCATGGGGCTGCGCGTGGTCATGCTGACCGGCGACAACGAACGTACCGCGCAAGCGATTGCTCGTGCCGCGGGCGTGGACGCCGTGGTGGCCGGCGTGCTTCCGGAGGGCAAGGTGGCCGAGGTCCAGCGCCTGCAGCAGACCGGTCAGGTGGTGGCCATGGTAGGTGACGGCATCAACGATGCGCCAGCGCTGGCGCAGGCCGATGTGGGCATGGCCATAGGGTCGGGCACCGATGTCGCCGTGGATGCGGGAGACATCGTGCTGATGCGCGGGGATCTGCACGGCGTGGTGCGCGCGATCGCGCTGTCGCGGCGCACCATGCGCACGATGAAGCAGAATCTCTTCTGGGCGTTCATCTACAACGTCATTGGCATTCCCGTCGCGGCGGGAGCGCTGTACCCCGCCTTCGGTTTGCAATTGAGTCCCATCCTGGCCAGCGCGGCCATGGCGTTCAGTTCCGTGAGCGTGGTGGCAAACTCGCTACGGCTGCGTCGCGCACGCTTCGACTGA
- a CDS encoding cation transporter produces the protein MQKAIFEIAGMSCGHCVKAVDRALQQTAGVTVEQVAVGSATVVFDEQQTSAPAIAQAIDDAGYQVLATR, from the coding sequence ATGCAGAAGGCCATATTCGAGATCGCGGGCATGTCCTGCGGCCATTGCGTCAAGGCGGTCGACCGGGCCCTGCAGCAGACGGCCGGCGTCACGGTGGAGCAGGTGGCCGTGGGGTCCGCCACGGTCGTATTCGACGAACAGCAGACGAGCGCGCCGGCCATCGCGCAGGCAATCGACGACGCGGGGTACCAGGTGCTCGCCACGCGCTGA
- a CDS encoding VOC family protein translates to MSVSTHDIFGRAPVAQAALPGSYGAPPPGYRLPASTRLGAVRLQVSHLDRSLAWYQEVLGMELLDAQGDARSLGVRGAIEPLVELEYRPGTRPVRSGSRLGLYHVAILLPDRPALGRFVQHLVQRGVRAGASDHLVSEALYLHDPDGLGIEVYRDRPRSEWQRVGAELMMATDPFDAAGVAEAAADAPWQGMPSGTVVGHVHLNVGNLARASAFYSEAVGFDRMVWRYPGALFLGAGGYHHHLGVNSWAQGAPAPHADDARLLEWRLVVDEPARALESAGAAGFEVSGALAVDPWGTAVRITATGNG, encoded by the coding sequence ATGAGCGTTTCCACTCACGACATCTTCGGCCGTGCGCCCGTGGCACAGGCCGCATTGCCGGGCTCCTATGGGGCGCCCCCGCCGGGCTACCGCCTCCCGGCCAGTACCCGACTGGGCGCGGTGCGGCTGCAGGTGAGTCACCTCGACCGGTCGCTTGCCTGGTATCAGGAGGTGCTCGGCATGGAACTGCTCGACGCGCAGGGGGACGCGCGCAGCCTCGGCGTCCGCGGGGCTATCGAGCCGCTGGTCGAGCTCGAGTATCGCCCTGGCACGCGTCCGGTCCGTTCCGGTTCGCGCCTCGGGCTGTATCACGTGGCCATCCTGCTCCCCGATCGCCCGGCGCTGGGGCGCTTCGTGCAGCATCTCGTGCAGCGCGGCGTCCGTGCCGGCGCCAGCGACCACCTGGTGAGCGAAGCGCTGTATCTGCACGATCCCGACGGGTTGGGGATCGAGGTGTACCGCGACCGCCCCCGCTCCGAGTGGCAGCGCGTTGGCGCCGAACTCATGATGGCCACCGACCCGTTCGACGCAGCTGGTGTGGCAGAGGCAGCGGCCGACGCTCCGTGGCAGGGCATGCCCAGCGGCACGGTCGTGGGCCACGTGCACCTGAACGTCGGCAACCTTGCCCGTGCCTCCGCCTTCTACAGCGAGGCCGTGGGCTTCGACCGCATGGTATGGCGCTACCCGGGGGCCCTCTTCCTGGGCGCCGGTGGCTATCACCATCACCTCGGGGTCAACAGCTGGGCGCAGGGTGCTCCCGCCCCACACGCCGACGACGCGCGCCTGCTGGAATGGCGTCTCGTGGTCGACGAGCCCGCACGGGCGCTCGAGTCCGCAGGGGCTGCCGGGTTCGAGGTGAGCGGGGCACTCGCCGTCGATCCCTGGGGCACGGCGGTCCGGATCACCGCCACCGGGAACGGCTGA
- a CDS encoding TonB-dependent receptor plug domain-containing protein → MRHTSSSRRRFTILPVALLAVAVLSACARSRPVAAAAPAGGRKDSVRTAATMESANTLDESQFGQQPVNRVEELFVGRFPGVQVYNVNGQVQVRIRSASSINANTEPLILVDGQQLTPGSGGLIGLNPRDIRKIEVLKDAVSTAEFGVRGSNGVIKITTKRPD, encoded by the coding sequence ATGCGCCATACCAGCTCGAGCCGCCGTCGCTTCACCATTCTGCCCGTCGCCCTGCTGGCCGTTGCCGTCTTGTCGGCCTGTGCGCGCTCCCGCCCGGTGGCGGCCGCGGCCCCCGCGGGGGGCCGCAAGGATTCCGTGCGCACCGCCGCCACCATGGAGTCGGCCAACACGCTCGACGAGTCGCAGTTCGGACAACAGCCGGTCAACCGCGTGGAAGAGCTGTTCGTGGGGCGCTTTCCCGGAGTGCAGGTGTACAACGTGAATGGTCAGGTGCAGGTGCGCATTCGGAGCGCTTCCTCGATCAACGCCAACACCGAACCGCTCATTCTCGTGGACGGGCAGCAGCTCACGCCGGGATCGGGCGGGTTGATTGGCCTGAATCCGCGGGACATCCGAAAAATCGAAGTGCTGAAGGACGCGGTTTCCACCGCCGAATTCGGCGTGCGCGGCAGCAACGGCGTCATCAAGATCACCACCAAGCGCCCCGACTGA
- a CDS encoding DUF305 domain-containing protein: protein MSRTAFRRVRPLLAVTLVALPAPVAAQQSVTAAPPPARHTAADVAFMQGMIGHHAQALVMCTLVTERSSHPQVAMLAERIAVSQQDEIGIMRRWLEERGLSAPDGHGEHLQHAHAMPGMLSPAQMDTLSRARGASFDRLFLQYMIQHHEGALVMVAQLLAAANAARDPMLFQFASDVDTDQRAEIRRMRALLTTL, encoded by the coding sequence GTGTCTCGCACTGCGTTTCGTCGTGTTCGTCCCCTGCTCGCTGTCACGCTGGTCGCGTTGCCGGCACCGGTTGCCGCCCAGCAGAGCGTGACCGCCGCGCCGCCGCCCGCGCGCCACACGGCGGCCGATGTGGCGTTCATGCAGGGGATGATCGGCCACCATGCCCAGGCGCTGGTGATGTGCACCCTGGTCACGGAACGCTCGTCGCATCCCCAGGTGGCCATGCTCGCCGAACGCATCGCCGTGTCACAGCAGGACGAGATCGGCATCATGCGCCGGTGGCTGGAAGAGCGCGGGCTGTCGGCGCCGGACGGTCATGGGGAGCATCTCCAGCATGCGCATGCCATGCCCGGCATGCTGTCGCCGGCCCAGATGGACACGCTGTCGCGCGCGCGCGGCGCATCGTTCGACCGGCTGTTCCTGCAGTACATGATCCAGCATCACGAGGGCGCCCTGGTCATGGTGGCGCAGCTGCTCGCCGCGGCCAACGCGGCGCGCGACCCGATGCTCTTCCAGTTCGCCTCCGATGTGGACACCGACCAGCGCGCCGAGATCCGCCGCATGCGCGCGCTGCTCACCACGCTGTAA
- a CDS encoding serine/threonine-protein kinase, whose translation MSTHSAASDRSFRERLQRSLGDAYVIMRELGGGGSARVFLATEIALERTVVLKVLPAELTAGVDGTRFHREILIAARLQHPHLVPLLNAGEPAADEPHDAGSALRWYAMPFVEGQTLREHLQLRGTLPLHEALRLLRELASALAYAYAKGVVHRDIKPENILLSDGVAMISDFGVAKALEDASAEAVSSGRRLTTVGMILGTPAYMAPEQVNNAHVVDHKADLYALACVAYEILTGAPPFVRPSLRATMAAQVTTAPTPLTQLRTDVPAPLADMLMRCLEKDPRQRPHSATAVVKVLDGLSAPPVPPPPAATVENTPPTRTPLPVWLVAMVVVLLVAAGWWARG comes from the coding sequence GTGAGTACCCACTCCGCGGCCTCCGACCGTTCCTTCCGTGAGCGACTGCAGCGTTCGCTCGGCGACGCGTATGTCATCATGCGTGAGCTGGGCGGTGGAGGGTCGGCGCGCGTCTTCCTGGCCACGGAGATCGCCCTCGAGCGCACGGTCGTGCTGAAGGTGCTGCCGGCCGAGTTGACCGCTGGGGTCGACGGCACGCGATTCCATCGTGAGATCCTCATTGCGGCACGGCTGCAGCATCCCCACCTCGTGCCGCTGTTGAACGCGGGGGAACCCGCGGCCGACGAGCCGCATGATGCGGGCAGTGCGCTGCGCTGGTATGCCATGCCGTTCGTGGAAGGGCAAACGTTGCGGGAGCACCTGCAGCTGCGCGGCACGCTGCCGCTGCATGAAGCCTTGCGCCTGTTGCGCGAGCTGGCCTCCGCGCTGGCCTACGCGTACGCGAAGGGGGTGGTACACCGTGACATCAAGCCGGAGAACATTCTGCTGAGCGACGGGGTGGCGATGATCTCCGACTTCGGCGTGGCAAAGGCCCTGGAAGATGCCAGCGCCGAGGCCGTCTCGAGCGGACGTCGCCTGACCACGGTGGGGATGATCCTTGGCACACCGGCCTACATGGCGCCCGAGCAGGTCAACAATGCGCACGTGGTGGATCACAAGGCCGATCTCTACGCCCTGGCCTGCGTGGCCTACGAAATTCTCACGGGGGCTCCGCCCTTCGTGCGGCCCTCGCTGCGCGCGACGATGGCGGCGCAGGTCACCACCGCGCCGACGCCGCTGACGCAGCTGCGCACCGATGTGCCGGCACCGCTCGCCGACATGCTCATGCGTTGCCTGGAGAAGGATCCGCGGCAACGGCCGCACTCGGCAACCGCGGTGGTGAAGGTACTCGATGGACTGTCAGCACCGCCGGTGCCGCCGCCGCCAGCAGCCACTGTGGAGAACACACCGCCGACTCGCACGCCGCTGCCCGTGTGGCTCGTGGCAATGGTGGTGGTGCTGCTGGTAGCCGCGGGGTGGTGGGCGCGGGGGTAG
- a CDS encoding PQQ-dependent sugar dehydrogenase, whose amino-acid sequence MRRLSALVVLLAACTQAPPATPTGENPASPPSAQQLADRSPTPASTRGVVTAETVAGGLVNPWAIEFLPDGRALVTERPGRLRVLSTTGQLSAPVTGVPAVFAQGQGGLLDVAIDPQFTQNQRIYLSYAEPGSGGAGTAVARARFTGTALVDVQVIYRQEPKLNGGGHYGARLVFDREGRLYITLGDRMNWRDRAQDLAMGQGKVVRVNADGSVPADNPFVGQANAQSTVWSYGHRNVQSAALHPETGALWTVEHGARGGDELNRAERGRNYGWPVITYGVDYSGARIGEGTAKAGMEQPVYYWDPVIAPSGMAFYTATTIPGWRGSVLVGSLSPGALVRLELTNGRVTREMRYLGELGERIRDVTVGPDGFVYLVTDSGNGRVLRVRPVVG is encoded by the coding sequence ATGCGCCGCCTGTCAGCACTTGTCGTGCTCCTTGCCGCCTGCACGCAGGCCCCGCCGGCCACGCCCACCGGAGAGAATCCGGCGAGTCCGCCGTCGGCGCAGCAGCTTGCCGACCGGTCCCCTACGCCAGCCAGTACGCGGGGGGTAGTGACCGCCGAAACGGTGGCGGGTGGCCTTGTGAACCCATGGGCCATCGAATTCCTCCCCGACGGTCGCGCGCTGGTTACCGAGCGCCCGGGGCGGCTGCGCGTGCTTTCCACCACCGGGCAGCTGTCGGCGCCGGTAACCGGGGTTCCCGCCGTCTTCGCCCAAGGGCAGGGGGGGCTGCTCGACGTGGCCATCGACCCGCAGTTCACGCAGAACCAGCGCATCTACCTCTCCTATGCCGAACCGGGAAGCGGTGGCGCCGGAACCGCCGTGGCACGCGCCCGCTTCACCGGCACGGCCCTGGTGGATGTGCAGGTCATCTACCGGCAGGAGCCCAAGCTGAACGGTGGCGGCCACTACGGCGCCCGGCTGGTATTCGATCGCGAGGGGCGGCTCTACATTACGCTCGGCGATCGCATGAACTGGCGCGATCGCGCGCAGGATCTCGCCATGGGGCAGGGCAAGGTCGTGCGCGTCAACGCCGACGGTAGTGTGCCAGCCGACAACCCGTTCGTGGGGCAGGCCAACGCGCAGTCCACGGTCTGGTCCTACGGCCATCGCAATGTGCAGTCGGCCGCGCTGCATCCCGAAACGGGAGCCTTGTGGACCGTGGAGCATGGCGCGCGCGGCGGCGACGAACTGAATCGCGCCGAGCGCGGCAGGAACTACGGCTGGCCGGTCATCACCTATGGCGTGGACTACTCGGGTGCCCGGATTGGTGAAGGCACGGCCAAGGCCGGGATGGAGCAGCCGGTCTACTACTGGGATCCCGTCATCGCTCCCTCCGGCATGGCCTTCTACACCGCCACCACCATTCCCGGATGGCGCGGCAGTGTGCTCGTCGGCTCGCTGTCACCGGGGGCGCTGGTGCGCCTCGAACTCACCAATGGTCGCGTCACGCGCGAGATGCGCTACCTTGGTGAATTGGGCGAACGCATTCGTGATGTGACCGTGGGCCCCGACGGCTTCGTGTACCTCGTCACCGACAGCGGCAACGGCCGCGTCCTGCGCGTGAGGCCGGTGGTGGGGTAA
- a CDS encoding (2Fe-2S)-binding protein, which produces MAITLKVNGATRTVDAPADMPLLWVLRDELDLKGTKFGCGANRCGACTVHINGVAQRTCTMPVSRAAGAEITTIEGLDAKGAHAVQQAWEELDVPQCGYCQAGQMMAAASLLAKTAKPTDADIDTALNTNLCRCATYLRIRAAVHRAAEIKAGGAAVGSSSGSGKHEEEN; this is translated from the coding sequence ATGGCGATCACGCTCAAGGTCAACGGCGCCACCCGCACGGTGGACGCCCCCGCGGATATGCCCCTGCTCTGGGTGCTGCGCGACGAACTCGATCTGAAGGGCACCAAATTCGGGTGCGGCGCCAATCGCTGTGGCGCGTGCACGGTGCACATCAACGGCGTGGCGCAGCGCACCTGCACGATGCCCGTCTCGCGGGCCGCGGGCGCCGAGATCACCACTATCGAGGGACTCGACGCCAAGGGCGCCCATGCGGTGCAGCAGGCGTGGGAGGAGCTCGACGTGCCGCAGTGCGGTTACTGCCAGGCGGGCCAGATGATGGCCGCCGCGTCGCTGCTGGCGAAGACCGCCAAGCCCACCGATGCCGACATCGACACGGCGCTGAACACGAATCTCTGCCGCTGCGCGACATACCTGCGCATTCGTGCCGCCGTGCACCGCGCGGCCGAGATCAAGGCTGGTGGTGCCGCCGTAGGCTCGAGCAGCGGGTCGGGCAAGCACGAGGAGGAGAACTGA
- a CDS encoding molybdopterin cofactor-binding domain-containing protein, producing the protein MAAPITPATGATRRDFLKVTALAGGGILLASYAEPLEAISRLGTAAPTADPALSAFIRITADNIVTITAKNPEIGQGIKTMLPMLIAEELDVDWANVRIEQADFDPTKYPAQVAGGSTATPTNWIPQRRVGAAGRQMILAAAAKEWNVPVTELTTAKGVVSHASSGKTATYGALAATAATMTPPVLDAVPLKDPKDFTIIGTRKKTVGIKDITTGKPIFGIDVTVPNMHYATFVKAPVYAAKVKSANLDVIKQQPGVTHAFVVEGTDNLAGLKAGVAIVGKNWWMVQQARKKLVVTWADHPTSQQSSAAFAAKAKEFFAAPAHRTIRSDGDFDAAIKGAKKVIEAEYSYPFINHATLEPQNCTARMNADGTCEMWTTSQTPQGGRALVAQTLGLKEDQVVMHMMRAGGGFGRRLYNEPLAETAFIAREAKVPVKLIWTREDDMQHDQFRPGGFHKFTAGVDANGKLIAFRNHFATFGQGERFASSADIGPGEYPARFVPNLKLDVSVMPLGVPTGALRAPRSNALSFAFQGFVDECAEAAGKDPLQFRIDMLKSEIPAAQPLTPQQQAGQMDAQRVIGILEMVRDVSGWSKRGSLPKGTGMGVAFYYSHRGYFAEVVQATVSKAGDVKVDKVWAVGDVGSEIINPNHAEQQVQGAVLDAMGQAYGQEITFTAGKADQQNFSPATTASGSATNFPLLRIKQAPPVVEVHWKKTTFSPTGIGEPAMPPLIPALMGAIHQATGKRVRQLPLSKVDLKWV; encoded by the coding sequence ATGGCTGCTCCCATCACGCCCGCGACCGGCGCCACGCGCCGCGACTTCCTCAAGGTCACCGCACTGGCCGGCGGCGGCATCCTGCTCGCCAGCTACGCCGAGCCGCTCGAGGCTATCTCGCGCCTCGGAACGGCCGCCCCGACAGCCGACCCGGCGCTGAGTGCGTTCATCCGCATCACCGCCGACAACATCGTTACCATCACGGCCAAGAACCCCGAGATCGGCCAGGGCATCAAGACCATGCTGCCCATGCTGATCGCCGAGGAGCTGGATGTGGATTGGGCGAACGTGCGCATCGAGCAGGCCGACTTCGATCCCACGAAGTACCCGGCGCAGGTGGCGGGCGGCTCCACGGCCACGCCCACGAATTGGATTCCGCAGCGCCGCGTGGGGGCGGCCGGTCGCCAGATGATTCTGGCGGCGGCGGCGAAGGAGTGGAACGTGCCGGTGACCGAACTCACCACCGCCAAGGGCGTGGTGAGCCACGCATCGAGCGGCAAGACGGCCACCTATGGTGCGCTCGCTGCCACGGCGGCCACCATGACGCCGCCCGTGCTGGATGCGGTGCCGCTCAAGGATCCGAAGGACTTCACGATCATCGGCACCCGCAAGAAGACGGTCGGCATCAAGGACATCACCACGGGCAAGCCGATCTTCGGCATCGACGTGACGGTGCCCAACATGCACTACGCCACCTTCGTGAAGGCGCCGGTGTACGCCGCCAAGGTGAAGAGCGCCAACCTCGACGTCATCAAGCAGCAGCCCGGGGTCACGCACGCGTTCGTCGTGGAAGGCACCGACAACCTCGCCGGCCTCAAGGCCGGTGTGGCCATCGTGGGCAAGAACTGGTGGATGGTGCAGCAGGCGCGCAAGAAGCTGGTGGTGACGTGGGCCGATCATCCCACATCGCAGCAGTCGAGCGCGGCCTTCGCCGCCAAGGCCAAGGAGTTCTTCGCTGCGCCCGCGCATCGCACCATTCGCAGCGACGGCGACTTCGACGCCGCCATCAAGGGCGCGAAGAAGGTGATCGAGGCGGAGTACAGCTATCCGTTCATCAATCACGCCACGCTCGAGCCGCAGAACTGCACGGCGCGCATGAACGCCGACGGCACGTGCGAAATGTGGACCACCTCGCAGACGCCGCAGGGCGGACGCGCACTGGTGGCCCAGACGCTGGGGCTTAAGGAAGACCAGGTGGTGATGCACATGATGCGCGCCGGTGGTGGCTTCGGGCGCCGTCTGTACAACGAGCCGCTCGCCGAAACGGCGTTCATCGCGCGTGAAGCCAAGGTGCCGGTGAAGCTCATCTGGACGCGCGAAGATGACATGCAGCACGACCAGTTCCGTCCGGGCGGCTTCCACAAGTTCACCGCCGGCGTGGACGCCAACGGCAAGCTGATCGCGTTCCGCAACCACTTTGCCACCTTCGGACAGGGCGAACGCTTCGCATCGAGCGCCGACATCGGCCCCGGCGAGTATCCGGCGCGTTTCGTGCCCAACCTCAAGCTCGACGTGTCGGTCATGCCGCTCGGCGTGCCCACGGGCGCCTTGCGGGCGCCGCGCTCCAACGCGTTGAGCTTCGCCTTCCAGGGGTTCGTCGACGAATGTGCGGAGGCGGCGGGGAAGGATCCCCTCCAGTTCCGCATCGACATGCTCAAGAGCGAGATCCCGGCTGCGCAGCCGCTCACGCCGCAGCAGCAGGCGGGACAGATGGACGCGCAGCGCGTCATCGGCATCCTCGAAATGGTGCGCGACGTGTCGGGGTGGAGCAAGCGAGGCAGCCTTCCCAAGGGCACGGGCATGGGCGTGGCGTTCTACTACAGCCACCGTGGCTACTTCGCCGAAGTGGTGCAGGCCACGGTGAGCAAGGCGGGCGACGTGAAGGTGGACAAGGTGTGGGCCGTGGGTGACGTGGGGAGCGAGATCATCAACCCCAACCACGCCGAGCAGCAGGTGCAGGGCGCCGTGCTGGACGCGATGGGGCAGGCGTACGGCCAGGAGATCACCTTCACCGCGGGCAAGGCCGATCAGCAGAACTTCTCGCCGGCCACCACGGCCAGCGGCTCGGCCACCAACTTCCCGCTCCTGCGCATCAAGCAGGCGCCGCCGGTGGTGGAAGTGCACTGGAAGAAGACCACCTTCTCTCCCACCGGCATTGGCGAGCCGGCCATGCCACCGCTCATCCCGGCGCTCATGGGCGCGATTCATCAGGCCACGGGCAAGCGGGTCCGACAGTTGCCACTCAGCAAGGTGGATCTCAAGTGGGTGTGA